The following proteins are encoded in a genomic region of Desulfosoma sp.:
- the tsaE gene encoding tRNA (adenosine(37)-N6)-threonylcarbamoyltransferase complex ATPase subunit type 1 TsaE, translated as MNLVLCLDSHDPEFSLALGKAIGKRLEAGDVVALWGELGAGKTLLTRGIAIGLGIPEETPITSPTFTIINEYEGRLHLYHIDCYRIGDPEEMETLPWREALFGPSVAVVEWPERLGTLLPETRIDIFLEILGPTSRRLRLVFRTDNLKGRFADLLNFV; from the coding sequence ATGAACCTTGTTCTTTGCTTGGACTCCCATGATCCAGAATTTTCTCTGGCTTTGGGCAAGGCCATTGGAAAGAGGCTGGAAGCCGGGGACGTGGTGGCTTTGTGGGGAGAGCTGGGCGCGGGAAAAACTTTGCTCACGCGAGGTATCGCCATCGGGCTCGGCATTCCCGAAGAAACTCCCATTACAAGTCCCACCTTTACCATCATCAATGAATACGAAGGTCGGCTGCACCTGTACCACATAGACTGTTACCGCATCGGGGATCCCGAAGAAATGGAAACACTTCCCTGGAGGGAAGCGCTCTTCGGTCCTAGTGTAGCTGTCGTGGAATGGCCGGAAAGATTAGGAACTTTGCTACCTGAGACACGCATCGATATTTTTTTGGAAATCCTTGGACCCACCTCCCGCCGACTACGCCTCGTTTTTCGCACCGATAATTTAAAGGGCCGTTTCGCCGATCTTCTAAACTTCGTCTAA
- a CDS encoding NAD(P)H-hydrate dehydratase, whose amino-acid sequence MILVTAQEMAELDRRTIEEVGIPGAVLMENAARGALAFFERVIPDLTHRRVVVLAGTGNNAGDGFVIARLLHGKGAWVRVVCLRPADRLRGDALLNYRILENIGVRPSHWDESADFSSQFSLIREADVIIDALLGTGLSNPVQGLYRDIIEAVNALQKPVLAVDVPSGLDASTGKVLGAALRATATATFGLPKVGQRIGQGDALVGALHVVDIGIPDCVVASAGIQRWWLDENLCRRWLEPRPPETHKGRAGHVCLLSGSPGKTGAATLASLGAARVGAGLVTLFVPRSLNPILEVKLTEAMTFPIAETSEQSAAATAESEILSFLQGKQALAVGPGISLHQETKQLLFNLISRAPCPLVLDADALTLVAEAPESLRSAPMPVILTPHPGEMARLMACPVPEIQANRLEVSQEFSQKYGVIVLLKGHRTVIAAPDGKMAINGSGTPAMASGGMGDVLTGMIAGFLAQGFEPFQATCLAAFIHGKAAEKACRNQTTRGLLASDLLEEIPFVIGDLETP is encoded by the coding sequence ATGATTCTTGTGACCGCTCAAGAGATGGCAGAATTGGACCGGCGAACCATTGAAGAGGTTGGCATTCCCGGTGCGGTCCTTATGGAAAACGCCGCTCGAGGAGCCTTGGCCTTTTTTGAACGGGTCATTCCTGACTTGACACATCGTCGGGTGGTGGTCCTTGCCGGAACCGGCAATAATGCCGGGGACGGATTCGTCATTGCCCGTCTGTTACACGGCAAAGGAGCCTGGGTGCGGGTGGTGTGCCTACGACCGGCGGACCGGCTTCGCGGGGACGCTCTGCTCAATTACAGGATTCTGGAAAACATCGGTGTGCGCCCTTCACATTGGGACGAAAGCGCGGACTTTTCGTCTCAGTTTTCTTTAATCCGCGAAGCCGATGTGATTATTGACGCGCTTTTGGGAACGGGGCTCTCTAATCCTGTCCAAGGTCTTTACCGCGATATTATCGAAGCCGTGAACGCCTTGCAAAAACCCGTTCTGGCCGTGGATGTCCCCTCCGGTCTGGACGCTTCCACGGGAAAAGTGTTGGGCGCGGCTCTTCGTGCCACAGCAACGGCCACTTTCGGGCTGCCCAAAGTGGGCCAAAGAATCGGTCAGGGAGACGCCCTGGTAGGCGCGCTTCATGTGGTGGACATCGGCATTCCAGATTGTGTGGTGGCCTCTGCAGGAATCCAACGCTGGTGGCTGGATGAAAATCTCTGCCGCCGGTGGCTTGAACCTCGCCCTCCAGAAACCCACAAAGGTCGAGCAGGCCACGTTTGTCTTCTTTCCGGATCTCCGGGAAAAACCGGAGCGGCAACCTTGGCATCTCTTGGGGCCGCACGCGTTGGAGCGGGACTTGTGACTTTATTTGTTCCCCGCTCCCTGAACCCGATCCTCGAAGTTAAACTCACCGAGGCCATGACTTTCCCTATCGCCGAAACTTCGGAACAGAGCGCGGCCGCGACGGCCGAATCCGAGATCCTAAGCTTTCTTCAGGGAAAGCAAGCTCTTGCCGTCGGCCCTGGCATTTCGTTGCACCAAGAAACCAAACAATTGCTGTTCAACCTCATCTCCCGAGCCCCATGTCCTCTGGTGCTGGATGCGGATGCCCTCACCCTTGTGGCCGAGGCTCCGGAAAGTCTTCGGTCGGCACCAATGCCTGTGATCCTCACCCCTCACCCCGGAGAAATGGCTCGGCTCATGGCATGCCCTGTCCCCGAGATTCAGGCGAACCGCCTTGAAGTGAGCCAGGAATTCAGTCAGAAATACGGGGTCATCGTCCTTCTCAAAGGACATCGCACTGTCATTGCAGCTCCTGATGGCAAAATGGCGATCAACGGGTCCGGCACCCCTGCGATGGCTTCGGGGGGCATGGGGGATGTCCTTACGGGCATGATCGCCGGTTTTCTTGCCCAAGGTTTTGAGCCTTTTCAAGCAACCTGCCTGGCGGCCTTCATTCATGGCAAGGCGGCGGAAAAGGCGTGTCGGAATCAGACAACTCGAGGGCTTCTGGCTTCTGACTTGCTCGAAGAAATCCCTTTTGTTATCGGGGATCTGGAAACTCCATGA